The proteins below come from a single Dehalococcoidia bacterium genomic window:
- a CDS encoding response regulator has translation MKAIKTVLIIEDDPYNRELEKALFERDGYTVLEAGDAEKGITIAEAKKPDLIVLDYQLPRIGGLQVLESLKNNRKTREIPCVFVTASASEDQLGNLKTSNACGYITKPVDTRTFVEQVIKLAGEGK, from the coding sequence GTGAAAGCCATCAAGACGGTATTGATAATAGAAGACGACCCGTATAATCGCGAACTTGAAAAGGCCTTATTCGAACGGGATGGATACACTGTTCTTGAGGCTGGGGACGCGGAAAAAGGCATCACCATTGCAGAAGCTAAAAAACCCGATTTGATAGTGCTCGATTATCAGTTGCCGCGAATCGGCGGCCTTCAAGTTCTTGAGAGCTTGAAGAATAATCGCAAAACCCGGGAAATACCCTGCGTGTTTGTCACCGCCTCGGCAAGCGAAGATCAGCTAGGTAATTTGAAAACATCCAACGCTTGCGGGTATATTACCAAGCCTGTCGATACCAGGACATTCGTGGAACAGGTGATTAAACTGGCCGGCGAAGGCAAATGA
- a CDS encoding rhodanese-like domain-containing protein: MKLSSAVDEIKTLSPDEVKAILDGDEKGEFVLLDVRQPMEYEEGHLPGALLMPLDELESRRDEMYRELYGGRKAIIYCRSGRRSMAAAIALCDLGLKDLYVIEGGLNNLGFKMLKGKSEKKPRVIGKAASVKDVLIIAMKMEKMAYDFYTAARDKKQFELARPMFQQLAEVELSHMRRLFLRLTGEIPESAVFSNIDKYLQQIDKESKGVDIEVSAALMKAEEEAKSEVDVLEIAIQREYIANDFYKRAASVVDDEEVRALLHGLSHDERGHAATLLNQLSRVMRK; encoded by the coding sequence ATGAAGCTGAGCAGCGCTGTCGATGAGATAAAAACACTGAGCCCGGATGAGGTTAAGGCCATCCTCGATGGAGATGAAAAGGGAGAGTTTGTTCTGCTCGATGTGCGTCAGCCGATGGAATACGAGGAAGGCCACCTGCCCGGCGCCCTGCTCATGCCGCTGGATGAATTGGAGTCGCGGCGGGACGAGATGTACAGAGAGCTTTACGGCGGCAGAAAGGCCATCATCTATTGCCGTTCAGGGAGAAGGAGCATGGCCGCCGCCATAGCGCTCTGCGATCTGGGATTAAAGGATTTATATGTTATCGAAGGCGGTCTGAACAACCTGGGCTTTAAGATGCTGAAAGGAAAGTCGGAGAAGAAGCCCCGGGTTATCGGGAAGGCGGCAAGCGTCAAGGATGTCCTGATAATCGCGATGAAGATGGAGAAGATGGCTTACGATTTCTATACCGCGGCCAGGGATAAAAAGCAGTTCGAGCTGGCCAGGCCCATGTTCCAGCAGCTTGCCGAGGTGGAGCTGAGCCACATGAGGCGTTTGTTCCTGCGACTGACGGGAGAAATCCCGGAGAGCGCGGTGTTTTCTAACATAGATAAATACCTGCAGCAGATCGATAAAGAATCCAAGGGTGTTGATATCGAGGTCAGCGCCGCGTTGATGAAGGCCGAAGAAGAGGCTAAGAGCGAGGTTGATGTGCTTGAGATAGCCATCCAGAGGGAGTACATCGCCAACGATTTCTATAAGAGAGCGGCGTCCGTCGTCGACGACGAAGAGGTCAGGGCCCTGCTGCACGGGCTGTCGCACGACGAACGCGGCCATGCCGCCACACTGCTGAATCAGCTGTCCCGGGTCATGCGGAAGTAG
- a CDS encoding Rieske 2Fe-2S domain-containing protein produces the protein MGDFVLACKADEVSEGRMKEVAVQDRVVLIANVGGKYYAVAGKCPHLGGRLAQGKLEGSVVTCPKHGSQFDVTDGHAVRWLKQSGVLSKVGGIIKPERPLTVYKTKIEGGGIMIDI, from the coding sequence ATGGGTGATTTTGTGTTAGCATGCAAAGCGGATGAAGTAAGCGAAGGCCGGATGAAAGAGGTCGCGGTTCAAGATAGGGTCGTATTAATCGCTAACGTCGGCGGCAAATACTACGCTGTCGCCGGAAAATGCCCGCATCTGGGCGGCAGGCTGGCCCAGGGAAAGCTGGAAGGCTCCGTGGTAACCTGTCCTAAGCACGGCTCACAGTTCGATGTGACGGACGGTCATGCTGTGCGCTGGTTGAAACAATCAGGGGTGCTGTCTAAAGTGGGCGGTATAATTAAGCCAGAGAGGCCTTTGACCGTATATAAGACTAAGATCGAGGGCGGCGGGATCATGATCGATATTTGA
- a CDS encoding oligosaccharyl transferase, archaeosortase A system-associated: MLYIQELWRKIADTHESIRGKIPGKARWGIIALLAVLSFIIFIFCAEWLMTHLIAMLPIFYIAAVLAVGFKRALYGTAIFLFSCFALWLRTGPPYDGVLGGSYVMFAENDGWYNMRLIENLVHHFPFRNTFEPYTLYPTGQSIPFAPFFDWFIALVIWIAGLGHPSTDLIEKMSAYFPAVMGALTVVPVYFIGKEIFNRNAGLLAAGLLAILPGEFLFRSILGFTDHHIAEVLFSTTSILFFIMAIKRGQEAQLTFSRIRQREWSSLKKPVLFALLSGFFLGLYILSWIGAAVFIFIILVYVFVQYVVDHLNGKPTDYLALISMPVLLIALLISAIFYKYLLWGNFVLGGMVIGLLGVAVFGIVSYLMVRKNIRRIFFPITVAVIAGAGVGLLYLGWESLYHDIFNRLGTLAPSSQTLTIMEAQPLLSGFDLSHLTDHRLWTYFTTGLFMVPIAFLLIKYSAVGKTKIGRWLFLGWIGVLVLTVIIDQVTSMPWQIYLVEGIAIIALYVYFEKSSARIILLIWSFVTLMALLSQTRYAYYFAINVALLSSYILWKLPGWITWLLALAHWKEAPTEKEAKTRAEKKRARAKKEQQTSVYLRPRYISAALTIIAVFFLTVYPNVIYGTYDDSGWSPKKSATLYLTYHPYGANTDWHEALTWMKNNTPEPFGDPDFYYALYDAPKVGERYDYPDSAYGVMSWWDYGHWITRIAHRIPNANPFQAGIGGAGSGGTIRPGASTFMTAQNESTASWIMDELDSRYVVIDIETAYGKYHTMVTWSGNKVSDFYDILYIGDKGEYRTYDDPGSRSAELQIFFTPYYQSMCARLYNFNTEAAVPNNSTFVILYAEDTDSSGEKYRYIADVANNGKAFTTYEEALGFLDDHPDYILIGLDPFSSPIPIDALEEYELIHSSPTPNCVGQNYPYVKVFEYTGYEK; this comes from the coding sequence ATGCTATATATTCAAGAACTGTGGCGTAAAATCGCCGACACCCACGAGAGCATCAGGGGCAAAATCCCCGGCAAGGCCAGATGGGGCATCATAGCGCTCCTGGCCGTTCTATCCTTCATCATATTCATATTCTGCGCCGAATGGCTGATGACGCACCTTATAGCCATGCTTCCGATCTTCTACATCGCCGCGGTACTGGCCGTAGGATTCAAGAGAGCGCTCTACGGCACGGCGATATTCCTGTTCTCCTGTTTCGCCCTCTGGCTGCGCACGGGCCCGCCATACGACGGAGTCCTCGGCGGCAGCTACGTAATGTTCGCCGAGAACGACGGCTGGTACAACATGCGCCTGATTGAGAACCTTGTACATCATTTCCCTTTCAGGAACACGTTTGAGCCTTACACGCTGTATCCTACCGGTCAGAGTATTCCCTTCGCGCCGTTCTTCGACTGGTTCATCGCGCTGGTAATATGGATAGCCGGGCTGGGGCATCCCTCTACAGACCTCATAGAAAAAATGAGCGCATATTTCCCTGCTGTTATGGGAGCGTTAACCGTAGTTCCGGTATATTTCATTGGTAAGGAGATATTTAATCGAAACGCCGGTCTCTTGGCCGCCGGCTTGCTCGCGATATTGCCGGGCGAATTCCTGTTCCGCTCCATTCTGGGCTTCACCGACCACCATATAGCAGAAGTGCTCTTCAGCACGACAAGCATATTATTCTTCATCATGGCGATAAAGCGGGGGCAGGAGGCTCAGCTTACATTCAGCCGGATAAGACAGAGGGAATGGAGTAGTTTAAAGAAACCAGTATTATTTGCGTTGTTATCCGGCTTCTTCCTGGGGCTCTATATACTATCATGGATCGGCGCAGCGGTATTCATCTTCATAATACTGGTATATGTATTTGTTCAGTACGTAGTTGATCACCTAAACGGTAAGCCGACCGACTATCTGGCCTTAATAAGCATGCCTGTGCTTCTGATAGCTCTGCTGATATCAGCAATATTCTACAAATATCTCTTATGGGGAAACTTCGTCCTCGGTGGGATGGTTATTGGGTTGCTCGGTGTGGCAGTTTTTGGAATAGTCTCTTATCTCATGGTACGAAAAAACATTAGAAGAATATTTTTCCCGATAACAGTAGCCGTGATAGCAGGCGCTGGAGTCGGGCTTCTTTATTTAGGCTGGGAATCTCTATATCATGACATATTCAATAGACTGGGAACACTGGCACCTTCATCACAAACGCTGACCATAATGGAGGCCCAGCCTTTACTTTCAGGATTCGACCTATCCCATCTAACGGACCACAGGCTCTGGACTTACTTCACCACAGGGTTATTCATGGTGCCTATAGCATTTCTGTTGATAAAATATTCCGCTGTAGGAAAAACTAAGATAGGAAGATGGCTATTCTTGGGTTGGATCGGGGTGCTGGTGCTTACTGTGATAATCGATCAGGTGACTTCCATGCCCTGGCAGATATACCTAGTGGAAGGCATAGCTATAATTGCGCTATACGTATACTTCGAGAAAAGTTCCGCCAGGATAATACTCTTAATCTGGAGTTTCGTGACTTTAATGGCGCTGTTATCGCAAACACGATACGCCTACTATTTCGCGATTAACGTAGCTTTATTGAGCAGCTATATTCTCTGGAAGCTGCCGGGCTGGATAACCTGGCTGCTGGCTTTGGCGCACTGGAAAGAAGCGCCGACCGAAAAAGAAGCCAAGACCCGTGCGGAAAAGAAAAGGGCCAGGGCTAAGAAAGAACAGCAGACATCCGTATATCTGCGACCCAGATACATATCAGCGGCGCTGACCATAATAGCCGTCTTCTTCCTGACCGTTTATCCCAACGTGATATACGGAACCTACGATGACAGCGGCTGGTCACCCAAGAAATCGGCCACACTATACCTAACGTATCATCCTTACGGCGCCAACACGGACTGGCATGAAGCCCTCACCTGGATGAAGAACAATACGCCCGAGCCGTTTGGAGATCCCGATTTCTACTACGCGCTGTACGACGCGCCGAAAGTTGGAGAAAGATATGACTATCCCGATTCGGCATACGGCGTGATGAGCTGGTGGGACTACGGCCACTGGATAACACGCATAGCGCACCGCATACCCAACGCGAACCCGTTCCAGGCAGGTATAGGCGGCGCAGGCTCAGGTGGAACCATCCGGCCGGGAGCGAGCACATTCATGACAGCGCAGAATGAGTCCACAGCAAGCTGGATAATGGATGAACTGGACTCAAGATACGTCGTTATCGATATCGAAACGGCATATGGGAAATACCACACCATGGTTACATGGTCCGGCAATAAAGTATCCGACTTCTATGACATCCTGTACATCGGAGACAAAGGGGAATACAGGACTTATGATGATCCCGGCTCGCGATCGGCCGAGCTGCAAATCTTCTTCACCCCCTACTATCAATCCATGTGCGCCAGGCTGTACAACTTCAACACGGAAGCCGCCGTGCCGAATAATTCCACATTCGTCATACTGTACGCGGAAGATACGGATAGTAGCGGCGAGAAATACAGGTACATAGCCGATGTAGCCAACAACGGCAAAGCCTTCACCACTTACGAAGAGGCGTTGGGGTTTCTCGACGACCACCCGGACTACATACTCATCGGTCTTGACCCGTTCAGCAGCCCCATCCCGATCGATGCTTTAGAGGAATATGAACTGATACACTCTTCTCCCACACCTAATTGTGTAGGGCAGAACTATCCATACGTTAAAGTCTTTGAATACACGGGATACGAGAAGTAA
- a CDS encoding GDP-mannose 4,6-dehydratase, translated as MKRALITGITGFAGSHLAELLLNKKMEVYGTARWRSKLDNIEHIKNDIHLLTADMRDGHSMEIVLAESKPDYIFHLAAQSFVPMSWRAPADTMETNVIGTIHLFEAVRKLDINPKIQVAGSSEEYGMVDQNELPIKEDNPLRPLSPYAVSKVAVDKLSYQYHMSYKLNIVVTRGFNHTGPRRGEVFVSSNFAKQIAEIEKGASPIIHVGNLKAMRDFTDVRDMVKGYLLAIEKCQPGETYNICSGKTVRIQELLDILMTMTPKKIKVQQDPDRMRPSDVEVLQGDCTKFKKQTGWKQTIPFEKTMEDLLNYWRERLQEKQVRN; from the coding sequence ATGAAAAGAGCTTTGATCACGGGCATCACGGGCTTCGCCGGCAGCCATCTGGCCGAACTCCTGTTGAATAAAAAGATGGAAGTATACGGGACGGCGCGCTGGAGAAGCAAGCTGGATAATATCGAGCATATCAAGAACGATATACACCTGCTTACCGCCGACATGAGAGACGGACACTCAATGGAAATAGTCCTTGCAGAATCGAAACCGGACTACATATTTCACCTAGCCGCGCAATCATTCGTGCCCATGAGTTGGCGCGCACCGGCCGATACCATGGAGACCAACGTAATAGGCACAATCCACCTTTTCGAAGCAGTAAGAAAATTAGACATCAATCCTAAAATACAGGTTGCAGGTAGTTCAGAAGAATATGGCATGGTTGACCAAAATGAATTGCCCATCAAAGAGGATAACCCGCTCAGGCCTCTGTCTCCCTACGCAGTATCAAAAGTAGCGGTTGATAAGTTGTCCTATCAATATCATATGTCATATAAACTCAATATAGTCGTAACTCGCGGCTTCAACCATACCGGGCCTAGAAGGGGAGAGGTCTTCGTATCGTCAAACTTCGCCAAGCAGATAGCCGAGATAGAGAAAGGCGCGAGCCCAATCATTCACGTCGGCAATCTGAAAGCCATGAGGGATTTTACCGATGTCAGGGACATGGTAAAGGGCTATCTGCTGGCAATTGAGAAATGCCAACCGGGAGAGACATATAACATATGTTCCGGTAAAACGGTAAGGATACAAGAGCTGCTTGATATACTGATGACCATGACGCCTAAGAAAATCAAAGTTCAGCAGGACCCCGACCGCATGAGGCCTTCCGATGTCGAGGTGCTTCAGGGAGATTGCACCAAGTTTAAGAAACAGACGGGATGGAAACAGACCATACCATTCGAAAAGACAATGGAGGATTTGCTCAATTACTGGCGGGAGAGGTTACAAGAGAAACAAGTTCGTAATTGA
- a CDS encoding ABC transporter ATP-binding protein, which translates to MPKERSNSLQTLWFFLKPYKRYLAILLVLSLLNGFLETLQMAMLFPILNASLEQGAASYGAFFSILNSLSEVMPIDDPLLSNCTLFVIFTVLYCSCRLIYANLSPRFTARIVRDHEQEVFRKYTEADYRFFADVRQGDLLYKGSQAPQFIGYAVIALTRSAVEIVLGIFVLYLLISLSWKAAIAVVIAGAGYYYFAQYLGKRISYVTGKKMLQEIENENVIINEYINGAKQIRASGNSDKWTERFNQAAFSRWKHWWINQFWSQVPTHLLELLMFGAVGIILIIIRLYSPYQFYSLIPLFGTFAYAVFKLLPKLTNTGRNLMDVVHWIPNLETVREFLLDEHYTQMENGSTEFHDIQHGIELKYVSFTHTSREHTLDDISLSIEKDRVTAVVGHSGSGKSTIADLLLRLYDVDKGQILVDGRDIREYDIFTFLGKVGFVGQETFIFNASIRDNIAFGNEHLDEEVVEAAKLANVHEFITELPEGYDTVVGDRGIKLSGGQRQRIAIARAMIRKPRFLILDEATSSLDNISEAVVQKALDRVAERCTTLVIAHRLTTIKDADIIYVLDNGRIVENGTHTQLLERQGTYSKIYREG; encoded by the coding sequence ATGCCGAAGGAGCGCAGCAACAGTTTACAAACATTATGGTTCTTCTTGAAGCCATATAAGCGCTATCTTGCCATCTTGCTGGTACTCTCCCTGTTAAACGGCTTCCTTGAGACCCTACAGATGGCAATGCTCTTCCCCATTCTTAACGCCAGCCTTGAACAAGGAGCAGCTTCATACGGAGCGTTCTTCAGCATATTGAATTCGCTGTCAGAAGTAATGCCGATCGATGACCCGTTGCTATCGAACTGCACTCTGTTTGTGATATTTACCGTTTTGTATTGCTCATGTAGGTTAATCTATGCTAATCTCTCGCCCAGGTTCACAGCCAGAATCGTGAGAGATCACGAACAGGAGGTATTCCGCAAATATACAGAAGCGGATTATCGCTTTTTCGCAGACGTCAGACAGGGAGACCTTCTGTATAAAGGATCTCAGGCTCCCCAGTTTATAGGCTATGCAGTTATAGCTTTGACCAGATCGGCGGTAGAAATCGTACTGGGAATTTTTGTTCTTTATTTGTTAATATCTCTCTCATGGAAAGCCGCCATCGCTGTGGTGATCGCCGGCGCCGGCTATTATTACTTTGCTCAATATCTTGGTAAACGAATATCATACGTAACCGGTAAAAAAATGCTCCAAGAGATTGAAAATGAGAATGTTATCATCAACGAATACATAAACGGCGCAAAGCAGATACGTGCCAGCGGAAACTCGGATAAATGGACGGAGAGATTCAATCAGGCAGCTTTTTCACGCTGGAAACACTGGTGGATAAACCAGTTTTGGAGTCAGGTCCCCACCCACCTCCTGGAACTTTTGATGTTCGGAGCCGTCGGCATTATATTAATCATAATAAGACTATATTCCCCGTACCAGTTCTACTCCTTGATACCTCTATTCGGCACATTCGCGTACGCCGTATTTAAGCTGCTGCCCAAGTTGACAAACACGGGGAGAAATCTTATGGACGTAGTCCACTGGATACCAAATCTGGAGACGGTGAGAGAATTTCTTCTCGATGAGCACTACACTCAAATGGAGAACGGCAGTACCGAATTCCATGACATCCAGCACGGCATCGAACTCAAATACGTGAGCTTTACTCATACGAGCAGGGAACATACGCTGGACGATATTTCCTTAAGCATAGAAAAGGACAGGGTTACCGCGGTCGTGGGGCACTCCGGTTCCGGAAAGTCCACCATCGCAGACCTGTTGCTGAGACTATATGATGTAGATAAAGGACAGATACTTGTAGACGGCCGGGATATAAGAGAATACGATATCTTCACTTTCCTCGGCAAAGTCGGGTTTGTAGGGCAGGAAACGTTTATCTTCAACGCCTCCATAAGAGATAATATCGCTTTCGGCAATGAGCATTTGGACGAAGAAGTAGTAGAGGCGGCTAAGCTTGCCAATGTCCACGAATTTATCACAGAACTACCCGAGGGATACGATACTGTAGTAGGCGACCGCGGAATAAAGCTCTCCGGCGGGCAGAGACAGCGCATCGCGATCGCCAGGGCAATGATACGTAAGCCTCGGTTCCTTATACTGGACGAGGCCACAAGCTCGCTGGATAATATCTCGGAAGCCGTTGTTCAGAAAGCCCTGGACAGGGTGGCCGAGCGCTGCACCACGCTGGTGATAGCCCACCGGTTGACTACTATTAAGGATGCAGACATAATCTATGTTCTTGACAACGGAAGGATAGTGGAAAACGGTACACATACACAGTTATTGGAACGTCAAGGCACGTATTCCAAAATATACAGAGAAGGTTAG
- a CDS encoding FkbM family methyltransferase produces MKEPVFTRIPGDDPIELIAYYDEFKGYYPDCEIKTKEWFVNNVQQDWVIFDCGANIGYYSILFSRLAPGGHIYAFEPTSTYDMLITNLNHHKASNVIPVKKALGKNTGQIRDSIFRIWGHDPEKQNYSFTTIDDFVKDNNLARLDCIKIDVDSFDFEVLQGAKDTMIKFDPFIIVELNHALNKRHQYVPQVLHWLTNLSYKSIYALDYDNFLLKRNFTPNKIEEWPDIKMCFNPRNYEISKEG; encoded by the coding sequence GTGAAAGAACCGGTTTTTACTAGAATACCCGGGGATGATCCTATTGAGTTAATAGCATATTATGATGAATTCAAAGGATATTATCCCGATTGTGAAATTAAAACTAAAGAATGGTTTGTAAATAATGTTCAGCAGGATTGGGTGATATTCGATTGCGGCGCTAACATTGGTTATTATAGTATCCTTTTTTCGCGTTTAGCTCCCGGGGGGCATATCTATGCATTTGAACCAACCAGTACATATGATATGTTAATAACCAATTTAAACCATCATAAAGCCAGCAACGTAATACCTGTAAAAAAAGCCCTGGGTAAAAACACAGGTCAAATAAGAGATTCGATATTTCGTATTTGGGGACATGACCCCGAGAAACAGAATTATTCTTTCACGACAATAGATGATTTTGTGAAGGATAACAATTTGGCTCGATTGGATTGTATCAAAATAGACGTAGATTCTTTTGACTTTGAGGTATTACAGGGTGCAAAAGATACTATGATTAAGTTTGATCCATTCATAATTGTTGAGTTAAACCACGCATTAAACAAGCGCCATCAATACGTACCTCAAGTATTACACTGGTTAACTAATCTCAGTTATAAATCCATTTATGCCCTTGATTACGATAATTTCTTACTAAAGCGTAACTTTACCCCGAATAAAATCGAAGAGTGGCCAGATATAAAAATGTGCTTTAATCCAAGGAACTACGAAATCTCAAAAGAAGGGTGA
- a CDS encoding class I SAM-dependent methyltransferase → MPSGPGEALDFGPGGSSLGLTAAQRGFRVTAIDLAPVKWLYTHPNLQFIHGDILKLALPKNNFDLVINCSTIEHVGLAGRYGVTEDNSDGDLEAMKRISELMIPEGIMLLTIPVGEDKIFAPMSRIYGCQRLPRLLQCYTVEEEAFWIKDSQNRWILSGKDDALKFKASAGSRNPLRNVYALGCFVLRNTSALSAV, encoded by the coding sequence ATGCCTTCGGGCCCAGGAGAAGCGCTTGATTTCGGTCCCGGAGGCAGCTCCCTCGGACTTACCGCCGCTCAGCGAGGATTCAGAGTAACCGCTATAGACCTCGCACCGGTGAAATGGCTTTACACACATCCCAATCTTCAATTCATCCACGGCGATATATTGAAACTGGCTCTCCCGAAAAATAATTTCGACCTTGTTATTAACTGTTCAACTATAGAACATGTCGGTTTAGCCGGACGATATGGAGTAACAGAAGATAATTCTGACGGCGACCTGGAAGCTATGAAGCGCATAAGCGAATTAATGATACCGGAAGGCATAATGCTGCTCACTATCCCGGTAGGAGAAGATAAAATCTTCGCTCCCATGTCTCGCATTTACGGCTGCCAGCGACTTCCGCGGCTTCTTCAATGTTACACGGTAGAAGAAGAGGCTTTCTGGATCAAAGATAGTCAGAACAGATGGATTTTATCGGGGAAAGACGACGCCTTGAAATTCAAGGCTTCAGCAGGTTCACGGAACCCATTGCGGAACGTCTACGCGTTGGGATGTTTCGTTCTGAGAAACACATCGGCTTTATCAGCAGTATAA
- a CDS encoding NAD-dependent epimerase/dehydratase family protein, whose product MKKALVCGAGGFIGSHMVKRLKKEGYWVRGIDLKKPEFAETQADDFIVGDLREQSVVRKVVDSPFDDVYQFAADMGGAGFVFTGENDADIMHNSALINLNVVEASYKAGVKRIFYSSSACVYPEYNQMDPENPKLAEDTVYPAAPDSEYGWEKLFSERLYLSFNRNCGMNVRIARFHNIFGPEGSWNDGREKAPAALCRKIAKAPNDGEIEMWGDGLQTRSFLYIDECLEGVRRLVESDFTGPVNIGSEEMVTINQLAEMIMDIAGKKLSIKHIPGPLGVRGRNSDNRLIEEKLGWKPSAPLSKGLEKTYRWIEKMVEKENR is encoded by the coding sequence ATGAAAAAAGCATTAGTATGCGGTGCAGGCGGGTTTATTGGAAGCCACATGGTAAAAAGGCTAAAAAAAGAAGGCTACTGGGTCCGTGGGATAGATCTAAAAAAGCCCGAATTCGCAGAGACACAGGCGGATGATTTTATCGTTGGAGATTTGAGGGAACAGAGCGTAGTACGGAAGGTGGTTGATTCTCCATTTGACGATGTGTATCAGTTCGCGGCGGATATGGGCGGCGCCGGTTTCGTTTTTACAGGAGAAAATGACGCCGATATAATGCATAACTCAGCTCTAATAAATCTGAACGTCGTTGAGGCCAGCTATAAAGCAGGCGTTAAAAGGATATTCTATTCTTCTTCTGCATGTGTGTATCCAGAGTATAATCAGATGGATCCGGAAAACCCCAAATTGGCGGAGGATACGGTTTACCCGGCGGCTCCGGACAGTGAATATGGCTGGGAGAAACTTTTCAGCGAACGTTTGTATCTATCATTCAATCGAAATTGTGGAATGAACGTACGAATAGCGAGATTCCATAATATCTTCGGGCCGGAGGGATCGTGGAACGATGGACGTGAAAAAGCTCCGGCCGCTTTATGCCGTAAGATCGCTAAAGCCCCTAACGACGGAGAGATTGAAATGTGGGGTGACGGCCTTCAAACACGCTCTTTCCTGTATATTGACGAATGTTTGGAAGGGGTAAGACGATTGGTGGAATCAGACTTCACAGGACCGGTAAATATCGGGTCAGAGGAGATGGTGACAATCAATCAACTCGCAGAAATGATCATGGATATCGCGGGGAAAAAGCTCTCGATTAAACACATTCCGGGGCCACTCGGGGTTCGCGGCCGCAATTCAGATAACCGGCTGATCGAAGAGAAACTGGGATGGAAACCATCGGCACCTCTGTCCAAAGGATTGGAAAAAACATATCGCTGGATTGAGAAAATGGTTGAAAAGGAAAACCGATGA